The segment CTCGTTCCAGCAATTACAATGCCTTCAGAAAAGCGCCTGTGCAAAACAGCTTCTAGCTCTGTATCTTTCAAGCATTCTGTAATTCGAGCTTGGTTTCCCCCCGTGAAGAACACCCCGGTCGATTGAGAGATAGCTTCGATCGCTCTTGGATCACTCGCATCCTCACGCTTGCCCGTATCGACAACCTGAACGTCTTTTGCGCCTAATCGCTCAAAAATGTCAATGTACTGCGCGCCAACTTCACCTGGTAAGCCCGTCGCAACCGTCATCACAACAATATGCGCATCAAGTCCACCTGATCGCCGCACAAATTCCCGCAGAATCTTACACTCTCCCTCTTTATCCTCGGCTCCACCAATAATGACAAGTTCACCATGCGTCTCAGGTAAAGCGACATTCTCTTGAGGGTCATCCTGAGCAGGCGTTTCAATCTGACTTACCATAACCATCTCCAATATAAGAGTTTGATGTTACTGAACCATATTTGGTTATCACTCCATCACAACCGAACGGTAGATTTCGATACAAAAATTAGAGCGCCCGCGAATCTTTCGATCGTCGTCGATAGCTTTCAAGTAGCAACATCCAACCCAGACGAAACTGATTAAAGCTCTTGACTTCAGGCTGAATTAAATCAGTCAAAAACGCCTTTGCTCTTTCTAAAGGAAGATGGCGAGGTTTGCCTTTGTAAACAATCTGGTACTCGTTGTCATATTCACCATCGCCATAGCCGGAAATTAAGTGCAGGTGAAATGCTTCTTCCGCTAAGGTATGAACTTCTTCACGTAAATTAGTATCCATAATGTCAGTCTTTACTTGATTTAGTCTGAGTTGTAATACAGGTCAGAATCTTTTGACACCTAGCTTGAGTTTTACTCTTTGGGATAGACGCAGCTTACGCTTCGATTTCTGTAGAGTCTCAAGGTACAAATATCTTGTGAAATTATGGTTGTCGATCGCATCTCCGAACTCAACCGCGTCAATGCGAGAAAAACTGATGCGTTTGATATTTTTAATATTCGTGCTTACGTTGGTGCAAATCCCTATTTGTCGATGGCTGCCATCGTGTTCGATTTTACGCTGACGAAAAATCAGAATGCGCTGCCCGTCGAGCAGTATGCCAAGATTGTGAGCGATCGCTATCCTGATTTCCGAGAAAAAACGTTTACTTCTCATGCTGATCTGTTTGCCCAGACCGTCGCGAAAGTGAGTGCACTGGAGATGGATCTGCATTTGCAGCACTGGAGTGTCACGGCTTATCCACAGTTCGATCGTATTGCAGTCGAAACGCTACATGCTCGAACCAGTCGAGAACTGATCTTTTCAGTTTGGGATTGGTTTGAAGCGATGACTCAAGGACAAGACTTTGCGATCGCAGATCACATCGAAGTGTTGCAGGCGCAGTTTCGGCGATCGGTGTATGGTGGCCCTACGGTTTATGCTTTACTCAAATCGGCTAGAGAGCTAGGCATTCCCACTTTCTATCTGTGGGATGAAGGGTTGATGCAGTATGGCTACGGGCGAAAGCAAGTCAGAGGCATTGCCACAACTTTCGAGCGGGATAGTCATCTCGATTCAGACTTCACGACACGCAAAGATGACTGCAAAGCGTTCTTGCAAACCTTAGGATTTCCTGTGCCAAAAGGTCGGATTGTTTCGAGCTTCAATGAAGCACTCAACGCAGTTGATCGCATCGGTTATCCAGTCGCGGTAAAGCCTGTGGTCGGACATAAAGGCATCGGCGTGACAGCAAATATCCAATCCGATGAAGATCTAGAAGCCGCATTCGATCGAGCAGTAGAAGCTGTTGAACCAGAACAATCGATTCGGATCATTATTGAACAGAGTATTGAAGGCGATGATTTTCGATTGTTGTGTGTGGATGGAAAGTTCATTGCTGCGACGAAGCGCGAACCTGCTTCGGTAGTCGGAGATGGAATGTCTACGATCGAGGAATTGATCAACCGAGCGAATCGCTCTCCTGAACGCAGCGATACCCCAACTTCGCCGATGGGTAAGATTCATGTCGATGACGCGATGCACCGCTATCTAGCTGAGCAGGATTTATCAATTGAGACAGTACTAGAGCGCGATCGCACAATCTTCTTGCGCAAAGTCGCGAATCTCTCTGCTGGTGGACTGAGCATTGATGCAACACCGAACATTCATCCCGATAACATTGTGCTAGCTCAGGATGTCGCTCAACATTTTCGCTTGACTTGCCTCGGCATTGATATCATGACCCGCGATCTCAGCCGCTCTTGGAAAGAAGGAAACTTTGCCATCATTGAGATCAATGCGGCTCCTGGAATTTTTATGCACTTAAAACCTGCGATCGGCAATCGAGTCGATGTGACTTCTCATATTTTGAAAACCTTCTTTCACTCAAGTGCAGAAGCTCGAATTCCGATCATCACCTTCAATCGCGTTACTCTTTCAGATTTGCAAACTGCGATCGCTTACATTCTTCGACATTATCCACATTGGACAATTGGAGCCGCTTGCCAAGATGGTATTTTGATCAATCACTCTGAAAAGCCACTGCATCCAGACTACAACACCAACATTCAGAATCTACTGAGAAATCCTAAGTTAGATTTACTGATTACTGAATATCCTGAATCCATTCTCGATCGCTCTGGCATGTTTTATGAAAAGAGCAATCTTGTTGTGCTGAATGATCCAACAGAGATCGAAATGATGTTGGCAAAAAATATTTTTGAAGATGCAAAAGTTGTGATTAAGCAAGGCAGTAAAGTTTCAACTCAATATCAAGGATTGATTGAACAATATGCTTTAAGTGAATCGTTCGATCAGGTTTACCTAGAAGCAATCGCGGCAATGATCTTGTAAAACTGATGCCTTTGAAGAGACAGATATCGGTTCTCTAGAGAATTCTTCTGAATTAAGTAATTTTACTGGGTGATTCTTGTGGAATTTATGTGTTAATTGGCACGTAAAAGAAGCAAGCTGGTAAGTTAGTGTGCTTACTAAATTTACTGGTTTGCATGAGCGACGTTGCCCCGTTTAACTAGTGTGTCCCTACTTTTAGAGGGTCACAACTGGTTATATTACTTCTCAGGAATTACCCAATGTCAGACTTTGAGCAAATCTCCCTGTTGACGATCGACAACCAATCCCTTTCTCTTGGCACGGTACTTCAGTACTTTCAACTCTCTGGAAAACTGATGCCTTGGATTAGAGACATTCTTGAACAGCATATTGTTTTTCAAACGATTCAATCTCGCAACGACTTGAATATTCTTGAATCTGAGGTAGATCAAGCAGTCATTAATTTCCGAATCAACAATCAATTGTCTGATGCAGATGTCTTTGAGCAATGGTTGATCAATCAAGGCATCGACTTCGCAGTATTGAGAAGTCGGTTTGTGATTGGGCTGAAAGTGGACAAGCTGAAAGCATTGATCGCAGAGCCAAATTTGCAGGCATTGTTTGATCAGCAGAAGCTCGCATTGGATCAGGTCGAACTTTATTACATGATCGCTTCGAGCCAAGAGATTGCTGAAGAAATTCAGCGCAAAATCGAACAAGAAGGTGGTTTTGAGAAAGTTGCGAGAGAGTATGCTTTAGCAGAAGAGCCGCAAGTGAGCTTGGTTAGACGGGCTTTTTCGCTGGCTCAGTTGCCTGAAGACCTCAGAACCGCGATCGCACAAAAGCAAGCTGGCGATACCGTGGGCGCAATCGAAGTTGAGCAGCGCTGGTGTGTGTTCCGCATCGAAGCAGTCGTTCCTGCTGTCTTGGAAGGTGAATTAAAGCTTGCGCTACAAAATCAGCTGTTTGAACAATGGGTTGCTGATCAGATCCAGCAGTTATCTGTTCGATTGGGAGGATCTCAACTGGCTGAGGCTTCTGCCGTTGAGACAGAAGAACGGGAACTGGTAGCGACAATGTAGTTGATCAGGTGTGTAGGGGTGAATAGCTCTGCCAATGCCTCAGACTTTTGCCCCTCAATCTCGCATACTGAGAAACTTTGAAAAGCACAGAATACCTTCATAACATAGGCATTCTGGTTGAGAACAGCCCAATCCAATTCATGTTAATTTCCTGAGCGCGATCGCTTCTAGATATCGCGCGGTTTTGCTTTTCATCCAAACTTAATCCCGGTAACGACTTATGCAATCTGATGCTCTACTTCGTAATGCTTTACTAGGTTCTACAACGGCAATTGCCCCTGCGCCGCTTGAGATTAACTTAAGTCCAGCACTAAACGATATCTCTCGATCGAGTTCGATTGCATTTGTCGATCGTGGAATTCAAGGATATGAAAAGCTCCTCGCAAACGCTGCTTCAGGAACAGAAATCTATGTTCTAGATCCCATCAAAGATGCAGTTTCGCAAATCACCGACATTCTACTAGAGCGCACGAGCATCTCGGCAGTTCACATTCTTTCGCATGGAAGCAGCGGCGGACTGACATTAGGACAGAACTGGCTCGACAGCAACGCTTTGGAACAGTATGCGGATCAGTTCCGAAGTTGGTCAAAGGCACTCACTCAAGACGCAGATATCTTGCTCTACGGATGTGAGGTTGCACAGGGCGAAATTGGACAGGCATTTGTCAATATTTTGAGCGAATTGACGCAGGCAGATGTTGCAGCTTCAACGAATCTGACTGGAAGCGCAGCGCTAGGTGGAGACTGGACTTTAGAATATCAACACGGCAAGATCGAAGCCGGATTAGTGTTTCAATCTGCTGCACTCGCTGACTATCAATCTGTTCTAGGCATTAACTTTACGGGCAGTGCTATCACGAATACTGGCATCAATACGGTAGGTGCGATCGCGCGGATCACAGGCAACGCGATTTTAGACGTGATTGGGGATATCACGATCGATGCAAGCGGGATTACTGGAGATGGAGTAGGCGGGCTTGATAACCTCACGCTAAAAGCAACAGGGAACGTTGAGATTCGCGGTTTAGTAGGAACAGGTGGGCTAAATAATCTCAACATCGAAGCGAGGACTATTACTGTATCGAATAGCGTTCGGATTGAGGCGCTGGCAGACATTGCATTTGCGGCTAAAGATTTGCGGATCAGTCTAGAGAGCTTGTTGCCTGGAGTACTGCCTGTCTCTGCTGACATTAAGTCGTCTGGAATTACACTAGGCAGCAATGTTATTGTACAAGGTCAAAATATTAGCTTCAGTGCAGAAGCGAAAGATATCAATCCAACCGAGGGACTGAATGAATTTATAGACGGTATCATTGTTCAGCCGTTAATCGATTTTTATGCCGGACAGGTTCCGTCCTTGCCGGTTAGTGTGATGGTTCGAGAGTCTAGAGCAAATATTACGATCGGCAATGGCTCTCAAATCCTTGCGACAGAAGATACTAGCATTGTTGCGACTGCGGCAGCAGATGCCAGTGCAGAAGCAAAAGGCGAATTTGTTAGCGTCGGTTGGAGTAATGCGACTGCTTCTGCCACAATCGACATTGGACAATCCGTCGTGATCACAGCTGGAGCAGATGTTACTCTTGCCTCAGATGCCTCGACAACGGCAAGTATGACGACTGAGACGAAGCCTCCTGAACAAGGACAATCTTCAGTTCCTGGCGTTGCTGTATCGCTCGCAATTGCGAACGCAAATTTGACAGCAAAGACAACGATTTCACAAGGAGCAACCATTACCGCAGGGAGAAATGCAAACATTCTTGCAACTGGGAAGGTTGAACGAGAAGCAGGTTCTGAAGCCGAAGCTAGCCAGGGTGGAAAAGCGGGCGTATCGGTTGGACTAGGGTTCACAAAATCAGATGTTCAAGCGATCGTCAATGGAACCGTGACCTCGGGTGCAACGGCTGAAAAGATCTTTAATCCATCTGTTGCGGTGAACAACAATGCGGACACTATTACCGTCGCAAATCATGGCTTCAAGCAGGGGCAAGCTGTTGTCTATAGTAAGGGCAGTGGTTCGGACATTGATGGATTAGAAGATGGCAATACTTATTTTGTGATTGTTGTGAATAACAACACCATTAAGCTTGCCGAGTCTGCTGCTGCTGCTGAAGAAAACACCGCGATCGATGTCTCTAATTCGGGTGTTCAGGGTACCGATCATGTCCTCAAAGATCCAGGCATTCGGATTGTCGCTCAACTGGAAAGTGAAGATAAAGCTTCCGCAACCTCAGGTGTGAGTGACGAAGAAGAAGAAGACACGGCGAATGGGCAAAGCGGCGATGGAGCACAAACCCAAGTGAATCCCGCAAGTCTTATCCAGGGAATGACTGCAAATAATGTCTCTCAAAACGCGGGCGCAGGCGGAAGTGGGTCTAAAACGAACTTTAGTGCAGCAGGTGCATTTGCGTTCTCTAGCGTTCGTAACACTGTAGCTGCGACCGTGGGACTTACAGGCGTACTCAAATCTGAAGCAGACATTGCGGTGCAAGCC is part of the Leptolyngbya boryana PCC 6306 genome and harbors:
- a CDS encoding acetate--CoA ligase family protein gives rise to the protein MVVDRISELNRVNARKTDAFDIFNIRAYVGANPYLSMAAIVFDFTLTKNQNALPVEQYAKIVSDRYPDFREKTFTSHADLFAQTVAKVSALEMDLHLQHWSVTAYPQFDRIAVETLHARTSRELIFSVWDWFEAMTQGQDFAIADHIEVLQAQFRRSVYGGPTVYALLKSARELGIPTFYLWDEGLMQYGYGRKQVRGIATTFERDSHLDSDFTTRKDDCKAFLQTLGFPVPKGRIVSSFNEALNAVDRIGYPVAVKPVVGHKGIGVTANIQSDEDLEAAFDRAVEAVEPEQSIRIIIEQSIEGDDFRLLCVDGKFIAATKREPASVVGDGMSTIEELINRANRSPERSDTPTSPMGKIHVDDAMHRYLAEQDLSIETVLERDRTIFLRKVANLSAGGLSIDATPNIHPDNIVLAQDVAQHFRLTCLGIDIMTRDLSRSWKEGNFAIIEINAAPGIFMHLKPAIGNRVDVTSHILKTFFHSSAEARIPIITFNRVTLSDLQTAIAYILRHYPHWTIGAACQDGILINHSEKPLHPDYNTNIQNLLRNPKLDLLITEYPESILDRSGMFYEKSNLVVLNDPTEIEMMLAKNIFEDAKVVIKQGSKVSTQYQGLIEQYALSESFDQVYLEAIAAMIL
- a CDS encoding cyanophycinase, which translates into the protein MVSQIETPAQDDPQENVALPETHGELVIIGGAEDKEGECKILREFVRRSGGLDAHIVVMTVATGLPGEVGAQYIDIFERLGAKDVQVVDTGKREDASDPRAIEAISQSTGVFFTGGNQARITECLKDTELEAVLHRRFSEGIVIAGTSAGAAMMPDMMIVEGEGETNPRREVARMDRGMGFLPNVIIDQHFAQRGRLGRLLSALAQQPASLGFGIDENTAISINGKILEVIGEGAVTIVDESTVTHNNMAELLHDEALALCGAKLHILPHGYKFDLEQRSPIL
- a CDS encoding peptidylprolyl isomerase is translated as MSDFEQISLLTIDNQSLSLGTVLQYFQLSGKLMPWIRDILEQHIVFQTIQSRNDLNILESEVDQAVINFRINNQLSDADVFEQWLINQGIDFAVLRSRFVIGLKVDKLKALIAEPNLQALFDQQKLALDQVELYYMIASSQEIAEEIQRKIEQEGGFEKVAREYALAEEPQVSLVRRAFSLAQLPEDLRTAIAQKQAGDTVGAIEVEQRWCVFRIEAVVPAVLEGELKLALQNQLFEQWVADQIQQLSVRLGGSQLAEASAVETEERELVATM